A window from Pseudomonas kribbensis encodes these proteins:
- the nrdR gene encoding transcriptional regulator NrdR, with amino-acid sequence MHCPFCGANDTKVIDSRLVAEGEQVRRRRECLACGERFTTFETAELVLPRLIKTDGSRQPFDEEKLRAGMQRALEKRPVSVERLESSLVHIKHKLRATGEREVKSLVVGELVMAELQKLDEVAYIRFASVYRRFQDLNEFREEIDRLAREPVKE; translated from the coding sequence ATGCACTGTCCCTTCTGCGGTGCCAACGACACCAAGGTCATCGACTCGCGTCTGGTCGCCGAGGGCGAACAGGTGCGCCGCCGGCGTGAATGCCTGGCCTGCGGCGAACGTTTCACGACGTTCGAGACGGCCGAACTGGTGTTGCCGCGCCTGATCAAAACCGACGGCAGCCGCCAACCGTTCGACGAAGAAAAACTCCGCGCCGGCATGCAGCGCGCCCTGGAGAAACGTCCGGTGAGCGTCGAGCGTCTCGAGTCCTCGCTGGTGCACATCAAACACAAGCTGCGCGCCACCGGCGAACGCGAGGTCAAATCCCTCGTGGTCGGCGAACTGGTGATGGCCGAGCTGCAAAAGCTCGATGAAGTCGCCTACATCCGTTTCGCTTCCGTGTACCGTCGCTTCCAGGACCTCAACGAGTTCCGCGAAGAGATCGACCGTCTCGCCCGTGAACCGGTGAAAGAATGA
- a CDS encoding class I SAM-dependent methyltransferase, producing the protein MNAPLDLQQALGELLGDARLKACALPDTDLQLWLIDGDNMAREFSPDETRRILHEPPYWSFCWASGLAVARYLAEFPEWVRGKRVLDFGAGSGIAGIAAVKAGALEVVACDLDPLAIAACQANAELNDVQMSYSTDFFAEADRFDLILVADVLYDRENLPLLDAFLSRGREALVADSRVRDFRHPLYRRIEMLEAMTLPDLAEPEEFRHVSLYHAARA; encoded by the coding sequence ATGAATGCACCGCTGGACCTGCAACAGGCGCTGGGCGAACTGCTCGGTGATGCCCGGCTGAAAGCCTGTGCGTTGCCGGATACCGATTTGCAGCTGTGGCTGATCGACGGCGACAACATGGCCCGGGAATTCAGCCCGGACGAAACCCGGCGGATCCTGCACGAGCCGCCGTACTGGAGTTTCTGCTGGGCCAGTGGTCTGGCGGTGGCGCGTTATCTGGCGGAATTTCCCGAGTGGGTCCGTGGCAAACGCGTACTGGATTTCGGCGCCGGTTCCGGGATCGCCGGGATTGCCGCCGTGAAGGCCGGCGCGCTGGAAGTGGTGGCCTGCGACCTCGATCCGCTGGCGATTGCCGCGTGCCAGGCGAATGCCGAACTCAATGATGTGCAGATGAGCTACTCCACGGATTTCTTCGCCGAGGCGGATCGCTTCGATCTGATCCTGGTGGCCGACGTTTTGTACGACCGCGAGAACCTGCCGCTGCTCGACGCCTTTCTCAGTCGCGGCCGCGAAGCATTGGTAGCGGATTCGCGGGTCAGGGATTTCCGTCATCCACTGTACCGGCGCATTGAAATGCTCGAAGCCATGACCCTGCCGGATCTGGCCGAGCCCGAAGAGTTTCGCCATGTCAGCCTCTACCACGCGGCCCGCGCCTGA
- a CDS encoding riboflavin synthase: MFTGIIESIGSIRALTPKGGDVRVHVETGKLDLSDVKLGDSIAVNGVCLTAVELPGDGFAADVSRETLDCTAMNDLKSGSPVNLEKALTPTTRLGGHLVSGHVDGVGEVVSRSDNARAVEFRIRAPKELAKYIAHKGSITVDGTSLTVNAVDGAEFLLTIIPHTLSETIMASYKPGRRVNLEVDLLARYLERLLMGDRAAEPDSSQKPGGGITESFLAANGYLKS, encoded by the coding sequence ATGTTTACCGGCATCATCGAATCCATCGGCAGTATCCGCGCACTGACCCCAAAGGGCGGTGATGTGCGGGTGCATGTCGAAACCGGCAAGCTCGACCTGAGCGACGTCAAACTCGGCGACAGCATCGCGGTCAACGGCGTATGCCTGACCGCCGTTGAACTGCCGGGTGACGGCTTTGCCGCCGACGTCAGTCGCGAAACCCTCGACTGCACCGCCATGAATGACCTGAAAAGCGGCAGCCCGGTCAACCTGGAAAAAGCCCTGACCCCGACCACCCGTCTCGGCGGACATCTGGTCAGCGGTCACGTCGACGGTGTCGGCGAAGTGGTCTCGCGCAGCGACAATGCCCGCGCCGTGGAATTTCGCATCCGCGCGCCGAAGGAGCTGGCCAAGTACATCGCCCACAAAGGCTCGATCACCGTCGACGGCACCAGCCTGACCGTGAACGCGGTCGATGGCGCCGAATTCCTGCTGACGATCATTCCGCACACCCTGAGCGAAACCATCATGGCGTCCTACAAGCCAGGTCGCCGGGTGAACCTGGAAGTCGACTTGCTGGCGCGTTATCTGGAGCGTCTGCTTATGGGCGACAGGGCCGCTGAGCCTGACTCTTCACAAAAGCCTGGCGGTGGCATCACCGAAAGCTTTCTGGCCGCCAACGGCTACCTCAAATCCTGA
- the ribD gene encoding bifunctional diaminohydroxyphosphoribosylaminopyrimidine deaminase/5-amino-6-(5-phosphoribosylamino)uracil reductase RibD, with amino-acid sequence MTTAAEQAILDARFMARALELARKGHYTTHPNPRVGCVIVRDGQIVGEGWHERAGEPHAEVHALRAAGELARGATAYVTLEPCSHHGRTPPCADALVNAGVGRVVAAMRDPNPQVAGRGLQRLADAGIATESGVLESEARKLNQGFLKRMEHGLPFVRVKLAMSLDGRTAMESGESQWITGPAARSAVQRLRAQASVVLTGADTVLADGARLTVRGDELGLDVEQTALALSRPPLRVLIDGRLRVPLDAPFFKAGPALVATCVAIEEQYAHGPECLIVPGDDGQVDLHQLLIELANRGVNEVLVEAGPRLAGAFARLGLVDEFVIFIAGKFLGSTARPLLDWPLAYMKDAPELKITEIRAVGDDWRVTAIPVSSASV; translated from the coding sequence ATGACCACCGCCGCCGAGCAGGCCATCCTCGACGCCCGTTTCATGGCCCGGGCCCTGGAGCTGGCGCGCAAAGGGCACTACACGACGCACCCCAATCCACGGGTCGGCTGCGTGATCGTGCGCGACGGGCAGATTGTCGGCGAAGGCTGGCATGAGCGCGCCGGCGAACCCCACGCCGAAGTCCACGCCCTGCGCGCCGCCGGTGAGCTGGCCCGGGGCGCGACCGCTTACGTCACCCTCGAACCTTGCAGCCACCACGGCCGTACACCGCCCTGCGCCGATGCGCTGGTGAATGCCGGTGTCGGTCGGGTGGTCGCGGCGATGCGCGATCCGAATCCGCAAGTCGCCGGGCGCGGTCTGCAGCGTCTGGCCGATGCCGGCATTGCCACTGAAAGCGGTGTGCTGGAAAGCGAGGCGCGCAAGCTCAATCAAGGTTTTCTGAAACGCATGGAACACGGCTTGCCGTTCGTGCGGGTCAAGTTGGCCATGAGCCTCGACGGTCGCACGGCGATGGAAAGCGGCGAAAGCCAATGGATCACCGGCCCTGCCGCACGTTCGGCGGTGCAGCGCTTGCGCGCCCAGGCCAGTGTGGTGCTGACCGGCGCCGACACGGTGCTGGCTGATGGCGCACGCCTGACCGTCCGCGGCGATGAGCTGGGGCTGGATGTTGAACAAACCGCGCTGGCCCTGAGCCGTCCGCCGCTGCGGGTGTTGATCGATGGACGCCTGCGAGTGCCGCTGGATGCACCGTTCTTCAAGGCCGGCCCGGCGCTGGTCGCCACCTGCGTGGCCATCGAAGAACAGTACGCCCATGGCCCGGAATGCCTGATCGTGCCGGGTGATGACGGGCAGGTCGATCTGCATCAATTGCTGATCGAGCTGGCCAACCGTGGCGTCAACGAAGTGCTGGTCGAGGCCGGCCCGCGACTGGCCGGCGCGTTTGCCCGGCTCGGTCTGGTCGACGAGTTCGTGATCTTCATCGCCGGCAAGTTCCTCGGCTCCACGGCGCGTCCGCTGCTGGACTGGCCGCTAGCCTATATGAAGGATGCGCCGGAGCTGAAAATCACTGAAATTCGCGCGGTTGGCGATGACTGGCGAGTCACTGCAATCCCTGTCTCATCGGCGAGCGTATAA